GGCGATCTCCCACAGGTCCTCCTCGTGGGCGACGGCGACCATGCCGTCGAGGACGGCCGCCTCCTCGCCGGCCGCGATGTCGGCGAGCAGACCGCGTGCGGCGTCGTCGAGGTGGTCGAGCATGTTGAGGGCCTCGGGCCACAGCTCCTCCTCGTACGCCGCGCGGATGACGCCGCGCAGCCGCTCCGGAGGCAGCAGCCGGACCATCTCCGGCAGCACGGCCGGGTCCTCGAGGACGAACCCGGTGCGCAACAGGGACGCGTCGCTGAGCACGGCCGCCGTCTGCGCGATGGCGTCCTTGTTCACGTAGCTGACGAAGCGACCCATCGTGATGTGCTCGCCGGCATCGCCGAGGATCCTGCCGACCTTGACGACGATGTCGCTGGGGATCCGCTCGATGATCGCGCTGACCCGGCGCGGGTCGAGGTAGGGCGTCATCTCGGCGAGGAACGGGATCGAGACCTTGCGGGCGAGGTCCACCGCGCGGCTCGGCTCGAGCAGCCCGGAGACACGTGCCGCGAGCGGGGCGGGAAAGGCCAGCTCGGCGATCCTTGCGGAGATGCCGACGGGCACCAACTTGCTGGCGGTGGCGATGCCGACCAGTCGCTTGCGGTCGGACTCGAAGAGCCGGTCGGTGATGCTCTCGCGCAGTGCCCGCAGCTCACCGGGCTGGTAGCCCTCGAGATAGGTCAGCTGGTCGACCGGGATGTCGAGCAGCGCGGCGAGCTTGACCAGCTCCGCGCGCGTCGCCAGCGTCGTCACAGTCCCACCGCCTTGCGGACGGCGCCGCGGAGCGGGCGCGGCACGTGGTTGAGGGCGTCGGTCACGGCGCCTTCGAGCTGTGCGCCCTGTCGCGCCTGTGCGGTGCGGATGGCAGCCGTGAGGTGCTCCGCATCGGCTGATCCGAGCGCGGCGAATGCGTCCGGAACCGGGGTGCCGAGTGCGCGCTCGAGCTCGGTGAGCGCGGCAGTGGTGTCGTGGTTCCCCATGGGTGACTCCCTTGAAGGTGACGTGAAGGTGAGGCGGCGGCGGACGGGCCGTGTCCGTCACGTCGTGAGGACGAGGCCGATCGTCTGGACGACAGCGGCGGTGATCCGCTCGGGGGTGAACTGGTCGGGGTCGGTCAGCATCAGCCGCCCGAAGTGCTCGAGCAGCGCGACCGCGGCATGGGCCACGAGTGGAGCGTCGACAGATCGGGCCCCGGTCATCAGGGCATAGCCGGAGATGAGTCCGGCGATCGTGTCGCGCACCTTGGACCGGTCGGCCTCGATCCGGTGGATCACCGCCGCCGGGGCACCGGCCTGGGTGAGCAGCATCGGGCGCCACTGGTCGGGGTTGGCGGCGAACATCGCGACCAGTCGGTTCACCGCCTCGGTGACATAGGCCTCGAGGGACGTCGCGGAGCCGAGGTCGGGCAGCGAGTTCATGAGGTCGCCGAGCATGCGCGCTTCCTCGCGGTCGAGCAGCGCGGAGAGGAGCGCGTCGAGGCCGTCGAAGGCGCCGTACACGACGGGGCGGGTGACGCCCGCCTCGCGCGCGATCGCGTCGACCGAGAGGTGGTCGTAGCCGTCGCGGACGACGATGGCGAGGGCGGCATCCATGAGCTGCTCCCGGCGCTCCGGCATGGGGACGCGCGCGGCGTACGGGCGTCTCCTCCCCGTCGTCTCGCTCACGGGCGTCACTGTAGTGGTGCCGTCTCGTGAGGCGGCTCCGGAAATCCCGCGCCCATCAGGGGAGCGCGACGGGCGACGAGCGTCATGTAGGTCTCCTCTGGTCCGGCTCCGACATTACTACGCCTATGTAGTAATTAACAGATGTCCTGCACCTCACCGGTCGCGGACCTGCGCGTTTGACGCCGGCGGCATGATGGCCAGACGTACGCGAACGGCAATCGAGGGGCGGACACCGTGGACGACGCAGCAAAGCAGCGGATCAAGGCAGCGCTGGTCGCGCAGGCGACCGAGGCCCTGGATGCGCTCCAGGCACAGGTCAGTGACGACAACGCGGCCGCCGTCCTTCCCGAGGACGACACCTATCAGGTCGACGACCTCTCGCAGGCAGCGGAGGCGGGCGACCTGGGCGAGCTCTTCGAGCAGTCCGTGGCGCGCCAGCAGGCCCTTCTCGAGACCGTCGAGGCCCTCGACTTCTCGCCCACCGACACCGTCCGGCCCGGCGCAGTCGTCGCCTTCGGTGGTTCGCACTACGTGGTCGGCGTCGTTGCCGACGAGTTCGAGGTCGACGGTGTCACCTACGAGGGCATCAGCGCCGATGCGCCGGTGGGTGAGGCGATCGCAGGCCTGAAGTCCGGGGAGTCGTTCACGTTCAACGAGCACACCCAGACGCTCGACGTCGTCGCCTGACGTGGCAGCCCACAAGCCGATGTCGGCGATCCCGCGGATCGTCGGTGCGGCCGTCCTCGGCGCCGTGAGTGCCGGTCTTGTCGCCGCGATCAGCGGGTCCGCGCTCGGCATACTCTCCGGGATCGCGGTCACCTGTGCGGTCTTCGTCGTCGTCGGCTGGATCGTCCTGTGGCCGATGAATGCAGAGGAGACCGCAGAGTTCATCGGGCGCGAGGCGGTCGACAAGGCCCTCGAGGAGGGCATCATCGTCTTCGCCTCGGTCGGTGGCCTGGCTGCGATCCTCGTGCTGATGCTGCTCGGCCACGGAGCCGACAGCGGGACCGCCGCACTGGCACTGGGTGGCGTGTTCCTGGCCTGGGGGTCGGTGCACCTGATGTACGCGACCCGCTATGCGGATCTCTACTACACCGCCGACGCGGGCGGGATCGACTTCAACAGCCCCGGCACCCAGCCGTCGTACCGCGACTTCCTCTACTTCAGCTACAACCTCGGCATGACGTACGCCGTGTCCGACACCAACGTCACCCGATCGGAGATCCGCTCCGTCGTGCTGCGCCACTGCATGCTGTCCTATGTCTTCGGTGCGCTCATCCTGGCCACGACCATCAACCTGGTCGTCGCCATCGTCAACGCCTGAGCCGGTCACCCAGCCCCTGAGTGCGCGGCCCCTGACGGCGCGGTCCCTGAGGGGGCGCGGGTGCTGCGACGTCAGGCCAGGCCCGCGGCCACCTCGAGGGCGCGCCACATCGCCGGGTCGCTGCTGACCTGCTCGCCCCCGTCGAGTGCGGCCCAGATCGCGGCGACCACGGCGGGAAGCACCAGCTCCGCGGAGGCCGATGGTGCGATGTCGATCGTGCCGTCGCCGCGCACTGAGACGAGGTCGCCGGGGACGTCGGAGATGCGCGGGACCACCGTGCGCAGGCCGGTCAGGTCGCGGGCGACGTGCGTCGGTCGTATCGCCTTCGACGCGAAGCAGACGTCCTGCAACGACGCGGCACCGGTGAAGACCAGTAGTGAGTCGAGGCCTGCCGCGTTGGCTCCCTCGATGTCGGTGTCGAGCCGGTCAC
This genomic interval from Nocardioides cavernaquae contains the following:
- a CDS encoding DUF1345 domain-containing protein; the protein is MAAHKPMSAIPRIVGAAVLGAVSAGLVAAISGSALGILSGIAVTCAVFVVVGWIVLWPMNAEETAEFIGREAVDKALEEGIIVFASVGGLAAILVLMLLGHGADSGTAALALGGVFLAWGSVHLMYATRYADLYYTADAGGIDFNSPGTQPSYRDFLYFSYNLGMTYAVSDTNVTRSEIRSVVLRHCMLSYVFGALILATTINLVVAIVNA
- a CDS encoding TetR/AcrR family transcriptional regulator, whose amino-acid sequence is MSETTGRRRPYAARVPMPERREQLMDAALAIVVRDGYDHLSVDAIAREAGVTRPVVYGAFDGLDALLSALLDREEARMLGDLMNSLPDLGSATSLEAYVTEAVNRLVAMFAANPDQWRPMLLTQAGAPAAVIHRIEADRSKVRDTIAGLISGYALMTGARSVDAPLVAHAAVALLEHFGRLMLTDPDQFTPERITAAVVQTIGLVLTT